From a single Sinomonas atrocyanea genomic region:
- a CDS encoding LapA family protein, producing the protein MVWAAVVVALLALVLLIVFILQNQQPASVLFLGLEGTVTLGMALLIAAVGGGILVAAAGAARIVQLRSNARRSRKAGARA; encoded by the coding sequence ATGGTGTGGGCCGCCGTCGTGGTGGCACTGCTGGCCCTGGTGCTGCTGATCGTCTTCATCCTGCAGAATCAGCAGCCCGCCAGCGTGCTGTTCCTCGGGCTGGAAGGCACCGTCACCCTGGGCATGGCGCTTCTCATCGCGGCAGTCGGCGGCGGCATCCTCGTCGCGGCCGCAGGCGCTGCGCGCATCGTCCAGCTCCGATCCAATGCCCGCAGGTCCCGCAAGGCCGGCGCCAGGGCGTGA
- a CDS encoding fatty acid desaturase family protein, whose protein sequence is MAQNSEPDARAIRPNRVVNSYVALQRQVRDAGLLDRRRGYYIVLFAILAIAWAGSWTGFALIGPSWYQLLIAAGLGILMTQFGFLAHEAAHSQVFASWAANEWSARLIGNGLTGISYAMWQQKHSRHHSNPNVIGKDPDIKPGTIAFHDAAAAARPRWLRFVTRHQGYLLFPLLPFLGFALQVDSFRFLLRRAPVQRRAVELAILTGRVLAVPALAFWLLPPGIAAAFIGVQQGVFGFYMGATFAPNHKGMKIFSASAQADFLTRQVMSSRNIRGGRIMDVLMGGLNHQIEHHLFPTMPRPALAHAESLIRAQCAQQGIPYTATSLVASYGIIIRYLNAVGHGLGTVFECPLATQHRPN, encoded by the coding sequence ATGGCCCAGAACAGCGAACCAGACGCCCGGGCCATTCGCCCGAACCGCGTGGTCAACAGCTATGTGGCCCTCCAGAGGCAGGTGCGGGACGCGGGCCTGCTCGACCGGAGGCGCGGCTACTACATTGTGCTCTTCGCGATCCTGGCCATCGCCTGGGCCGGCAGCTGGACCGGCTTCGCGCTCATCGGACCCTCGTGGTACCAGCTGCTGATCGCGGCTGGACTCGGGATCCTGATGACCCAGTTCGGATTCCTCGCCCATGAGGCCGCGCACAGCCAGGTCTTCGCCTCCTGGGCGGCCAACGAATGGTCCGCCCGCCTCATCGGCAACGGGCTCACGGGAATCAGCTATGCCATGTGGCAGCAGAAGCACTCGCGTCACCACTCCAACCCGAACGTGATCGGCAAGGATCCGGACATCAAGCCCGGGACCATCGCCTTCCACGACGCGGCTGCCGCCGCGCGGCCCCGCTGGCTCCGATTCGTCACCCGCCACCAGGGCTACCTGCTCTTCCCGCTCCTGCCGTTCCTCGGCTTCGCCCTGCAGGTCGACTCGTTCAGGTTCCTGCTCCGACGGGCCCCCGTGCAGCGCAGGGCGGTAGAGCTGGCGATCCTCACCGGCCGGGTACTGGCGGTGCCTGCCCTGGCATTCTGGCTCCTCCCCCCGGGCATCGCCGCCGCGTTCATCGGAGTGCAGCAGGGCGTCTTCGGCTTCTACATGGGCGCCACCTTCGCCCCCAACCACAAGGGCATGAAGATCTTCTCAGCGTCCGCACAGGCGGACTTCCTCACCCGCCAGGTCATGTCCTCGCGCAACATCCGGGGCGGGCGCATCATGGACGTCCTCATGGGCGGCCTCAACCACCAGATCGAGCACCACCTCTTCCCGACCATGCCCCGGCCGGCCCTGGCCCACGCCGAGAGCCTGATCCGGGCCCAGTGCGCCCAGCAGGGCATCCCCTACACCGCGACGAGCCTCGTGGCCTCCTACGGGATCATCATCAGATACCTCAACGCCGTCGGCCACGGCCTCGGCACCGTCTTCGAATGCCCCCTCGCCACCCAGCACCGCCCCAACTGA